The DNA region CTTTATCATCCATGCCCAACGTGCCGCGAAGAAATTCCGCGCGGATTTGATCTACACCTGGCTGCCGCAATCCGCGGTGTTGGGACTGTGGTCAGGCTATCCCGTCGTGCTCGAAATGCATGCGGATAACTCGGGCAAACTCGGCGCGTGGTGGATGAGGCGATTCTGGAAAGCAAACGGTTGCAAGATGATGACGGTCACCACGTCAGCGTTGAGAAAGGCTTTGGAACGCTCGACCAAACTCAAATTTAAGAATGAAGCGGTGCTGGTCGCGCCGAACGGCGTCGCATTGGAGAAGTACGAGAATCTGCCGAGTTCATCCGAAGCGCGTCGTCAATTGGATTTGCCGGAAGGTTTGACTATCGGATTCACCGGTCACATCTACCCCGGACGCGGCGCGGATTTGCTTTTTGAACTTGCCAAACAAATGCCAAATGTCAATTTCTTGTGGGTGGGCGGCACGCCGGAGTTGGTGGCGTTTTGGAAAAATAAATTGACCGAAGCGGGAATGATCAACGTGACGATGACGGGCTTTGTAAAGCATGATGTCATCCCGCTCTATCAAGCCGCGGCGGACGTGCTGCTGATGCCGTACTCGCGTTCGATTGAGGCTTCGAGCGGACAGGACATCGCCGAAGTCATCAACCCGATGAAAATGTTTGAGTACATGGCGTCGGGGCGCGCGATCGTCTC from Anaerolineales bacterium includes:
- a CDS encoding glycosyltransferase, with the translated sequence MKIALITNSRIPSLTANSIQAMKVAQALIQLDHDVKMFAPAEVDPVSKETLLSHYGLRLAPDLELLPSIKRLKRFDFIIHAQRAAKKFRADLIYTWLPQSAVLGLWSGYPVVLEMHADNSGKLGAWWMRRFWKANGCKMMTVTTSALRKALERSTKLKFKNEAVLVAPNGVALEKYENLPSSSEARRQLDLPEGLTIGFTGHIYPGRGADLLFELAKQMPNVNFLWVGGTPELVAFWKNKLTEAGMINVTMTGFVKHDVIPLYQAAADVLLMPYSRSIEASSGQDIAEVINPMKMFEYMASGRAIVSADLPSIREVLNDGNAVLCEPAEIEKWKVAIESLLADEPRRLALGKQARIDVSQLTWVKREERIMDLLRSNFRRH